The Tistrella mobilis genome includes a window with the following:
- a CDS encoding sensor histidine kinase translates to MFLEFAHDAGGHYAESGYDTRLVVLSVVVALFASYAALQTAGRIPTAGPRMRTVWITAGSVVLGGGIWSMHFIGMLAHELPFPVDYDLDLTVGSLIIAVAMTWLGLAWVSRAGNHPGALLGAGLATGTGVVGMHYMGMEAMHMPARLLYEPWTFALSVVIALVAATAALAIARREVSIPAKLGASVVMAVAICGMHYTGMAAARFEPAQTIALGRLLFLEASAHAVHPQVIAVLVAVGAALVVTIIIASATIDKRFALSAAREAETLRLGSRRMSALLATGSDLIVVADADHAIRDVVGPADLVAIARARPLARMVVAEDRDRLRALFERVLTGGERTATEELRVDMGARGVRACDVKLRDLRDEAAVAALVVTFHDVEERAAVQAALAEARDLADAASRAKSRFISMMSHELRTPLAAVLGYADLMTARLHGPLGSEVYDGYVDEISRAGRRLISVVDAIIGLGRIDGGEERCELRSFDAQSAIRSVMRSAADRARRGGVRLDHVDDGPVEVLGDPRLAVRVLDYLIDNAIKFTEADGEVVLLVERREDGTGAITITDSGSGIPADSLDRVTDAFFQADDGLSRRFEGAGLGLTVAKALAELQGGRIEIESTYGFGTVARLVLPLSDDAGPDGPAGPDAEVEDALG, encoded by the coding sequence ATGTTTCTGGAGTTCGCCCACGACGCTGGCGGGCATTATGCCGAAAGCGGTTACGATACGCGGCTGGTCGTGCTGTCGGTCGTGGTCGCGCTGTTCGCGTCCTACGCGGCGCTGCAGACCGCCGGCCGGATTCCGACCGCAGGGCCCCGGATGCGCACGGTGTGGATCACGGCCGGCAGCGTGGTGCTGGGCGGCGGCATCTGGTCGATGCATTTCATCGGCATGCTTGCCCATGAACTGCCCTTTCCGGTCGATTACGACCTGGACCTGACCGTCGGTTCGCTGATCATCGCCGTGGCGATGACCTGGCTGGGGCTTGCCTGGGTATCGCGGGCCGGGAACCACCCGGGGGCCCTGCTGGGCGCGGGGCTCGCAACCGGCACCGGTGTCGTGGGCATGCACTATATGGGCATGGAAGCCATGCACATGCCCGCCCGGCTGCTCTACGAGCCCTGGACCTTTGCGCTGAGCGTGGTGATCGCCCTGGTCGCGGCCACCGCAGCCCTGGCCATCGCCCGGCGAGAGGTCTCAATCCCGGCCAAGCTGGGGGCCTCGGTGGTCATGGCGGTGGCGATCTGCGGCATGCACTATACCGGCATGGCGGCGGCGCGGTTCGAGCCGGCCCAGACCATCGCACTCGGCCGGCTGCTGTTCCTCGAAGCCTCGGCCCATGCGGTGCATCCCCAGGTCATCGCCGTGCTGGTGGCGGTCGGCGCGGCACTGGTGGTCACCATCATCATCGCCTCGGCCACCATCGACAAACGCTTCGCCTTGTCGGCCGCGCGCGAGGCGGAGACGCTGCGCCTGGGCAGCCGGCGGATGTCGGCACTGCTGGCCACAGGATCGGATCTGATCGTGGTTGCCGATGCCGATCACGCGATCAGGGATGTGGTGGGCCCGGCCGATCTGGTTGCGATCGCCCGCGCCCGGCCCCTGGCGCGGATGGTGGTCGCCGAGGATCGGGATCGCCTGCGCGCGCTGTTCGAGCGTGTGCTGACCGGTGGCGAACGCACGGCGACCGAGGAATTGCGTGTCGATATGGGCGCCCGAGGGGTGCGGGCCTGCGACGTGAAGCTCCGCGACCTGCGCGACGAAGCGGCGGTGGCGGCCCTGGTGGTGACCTTCCACGATGTCGAGGAACGCGCCGCGGTGCAGGCGGCGCTTGCCGAGGCGCGGGATCTGGCCGATGCGGCCAGCCGGGCGAAGTCGCGCTTCATCTCGATGATGAGCCACGAACTGCGCACGCCGCTGGCGGCGGTGCTGGGCTATGCCGATCTGATGACGGCGCGCCTGCACGGGCCCCTCGGTTCCGAGGTGTATGACGGCTATGTCGACGAGATTTCCCGCGCCGGCCGGCGGCTGATTTCGGTGGTCGACGCGATCATCGGGCTCGGCCGGATCGACGGCGGCGAAGAGCGCTGCGAGCTGCGCAGCTTCGATGCCCAGTCCGCCATCCGGTCGGTGATGCGCAGTGCCGCAGATCGGGCGCGTCGTGGCGGTGTCCGGCTGGACCATGTCGATGACGGACCCGTGGAGGTTCTGGGCGATCCGCGGCTGGCGGTACGGGTGCTCGACTATCTGATCGACAATGCCATCAAGTTCACCGAGGCCGATGGCGAGGTGGTGCTGCTGGTGGAGCGGCGCGAGGACGGCACCGGCGCGATCACCATCACCGACAGCGGGTCGGGCATTCCGGCCGACAGCCTGGACCGGGTGACGGACGCCTTCTTCCAGGCCGATGACGGCCTCTCGCGGCGCTTCGAGGGCGCCGGCCTTGGCCTGACCGTCGCCAAGGCCCTGGCGGAACTGCAGGGCGGGCGGATCGAGATCGAGAGCACCTACGGCTTCGGCACGGTCGCCCGGCTGGTGCTGCCGCTCTCGGACGATGCCGGGCCCGACGGCCCGGCCGGTCCGGACGCCGAGGTGGAGGATGCCCTGGGTTGA
- a CDS encoding glutathione S-transferase family protein: MTEIILHHYDSSPFAEKARLMLGFKGLTWNSVVQPIWAPKPKLTPLTGGYRRTPVMQIGADVYVDTNLIAEELERRHPQPTLFPENGTAAGGWGGLLAFSLWAERMLFWPAVRYAMAFNADKLPPELLEDRARMNGAPRADVERMKAAAPMFKEQLHNALAVLDDALGQGTLYLFGDEPSLADFAAYHPIWFLENNGRKVGGVMAEYLNAQAWNGRVREFRHGTRIEMEPDAALAIAREATPLPPETVGETDDNAPQPGTSVTVTPEDFGKDPVAGEVTAISRRRISIRREDPELGEIAVHFPRIGYVVRPA; the protein is encoded by the coding sequence ATGACGGAGATCATCCTCCATCACTACGACTCGTCGCCTTTTGCCGAGAAGGCCCGGCTGATGCTGGGCTTCAAGGGGCTGACCTGGAATTCGGTGGTACAGCCGATCTGGGCGCCGAAGCCGAAGCTGACGCCGCTGACCGGCGGCTATCGCCGCACGCCGGTGATGCAGATCGGGGCCGATGTTTATGTCGACACCAATCTGATCGCCGAAGAGCTGGAGCGCCGCCATCCGCAGCCGACCCTGTTCCCCGAGAACGGCACCGCCGCCGGCGGCTGGGGCGGCCTGCTCGCCTTCTCGCTCTGGGCCGAGCGGATGCTGTTCTGGCCGGCGGTGCGCTATGCCATGGCGTTCAATGCCGACAAGCTGCCGCCGGAACTTCTGGAAGACCGTGCGCGGATGAACGGTGCGCCGCGGGCCGATGTGGAGCGGATGAAGGCGGCCGCGCCGATGTTCAAGGAACAGCTCCACAATGCGCTCGCCGTGCTCGACGATGCGCTGGGGCAGGGCACGCTCTATCTGTTCGGCGACGAGCCGAGCCTGGCGGATTTCGCCGCCTATCATCCGATCTGGTTCCTTGAGAACAACGGCCGCAAGGTTGGCGGGGTGATGGCGGAATATCTGAACGCCCAGGCCTGGAACGGCCGGGTGCGGGAGTTCCGCCACGGGACCCGCATCGAGATGGAGCCGGATGCCGCACTCGCCATCGCCCGCGAAGCGACCCCGCTGCCGCCCGAGACGGTGGGGGAGACGGACGACAACGCCCCGCAGCCGGGCACGAGCGTGACGGTCACGCCCGAGGATTTCGGCAAGGACCCGGTGGCCGGCGAGGTGACCGCGATCAGCCGGCGGCGGATCAGCATCCGGCGCGAGGATCCCGAGCTGGGAGAGATCGCCGTGCACTTCCCCCGCATCGGCTACGTTGTCCGACCCGCCTGA
- a CDS encoding ABC transporter substrate-binding protein, translated as MSAPATLRHRLRHGLLRACAALAIGLFAAQGLPAGEARAATPPDTLVMAHYIDDVTSFDPAESFELATGEILNNVYLRLTVPDPDDFTRILGGAAESWTISDDGLTYTFTMRPGVKFHTGRPLTAHDAAFSLQRVVKLAKSPVFILNALGWTPENVDRMVVAKDDATLVLTMSEPFAPSYVLNSLSSSVGAVVDRTEALAHETDGDLGNGWLKTNTAGSGAYRLVTWRPKEAVVLEANPDFYMGAPKMKRVIIRHVPEPTAQRLLLEKGDVDIARRLGTEQLKGIAGNPDLKVETEPKATIYYLAMNQKVPALTEPKVREAIRRAIDYQGIAANLLEGLYRPHQSILGAGSFAALDDLPYTRDVEKAKALMVEAGHPDGLDLTIDVSGTAPYRDIAQALQANLADIGIRLKIVTADTRQVLTKYRARGHELLLMYWSPDYGDPNSTVDYFARNPDNVDTGTAKTIAWRNAWKNDELGEMARAAVLERDDARRVELYHDIQRRLREEGPVAVMFQQTEPTAMRKPVEGWISGPAFDTYIYWRITK; from the coding sequence ATGTCGGCGCCCGCGACGCTGCGTCATCGGCTGCGCCATGGTCTGCTGAGGGCCTGTGCCGCCCTGGCCATCGGCCTTTTCGCAGCCCAGGGGCTGCCGGCCGGAGAGGCGCGGGCGGCCACGCCGCCCGATACATTGGTGATGGCTCATTATATTGATGACGTAACAAGTTTCGATCCGGCGGAGAGCTTCGAGCTTGCGACCGGCGAGATTCTGAACAACGTCTATCTGCGCCTGACCGTGCCCGATCCGGACGATTTCACCAGGATCCTGGGCGGGGCGGCCGAGAGCTGGACGATCTCGGACGACGGGCTCACCTACACCTTCACCATGCGGCCGGGGGTGAAATTTCACACCGGGCGGCCGCTGACCGCCCATGATGCCGCCTTCTCGTTGCAGCGGGTGGTGAAGCTTGCCAAATCGCCGGTCTTCATCCTGAACGCGCTGGGCTGGACGCCCGAAAACGTCGACCGGATGGTGGTGGCCAAGGACGACGCCACCCTGGTGCTGACCATGTCGGAGCCCTTCGCGCCGAGCTATGTGCTGAACAGCCTGTCATCCAGCGTCGGTGCCGTGGTCGACCGCACCGAGGCGCTGGCGCACGAGACCGATGGCGATCTGGGCAATGGCTGGCTGAAGACCAACACCGCCGGCAGCGGCGCCTATCGCCTGGTGACCTGGCGGCCGAAAGAGGCCGTGGTGCTGGAGGCGAACCCGGATTTCTACATGGGCGCGCCGAAGATGAAGCGGGTGATCATCCGCCATGTGCCCGAGCCCACCGCCCAGCGGCTGCTGCTGGAGAAGGGCGATGTGGATATCGCCCGCCGGCTCGGCACCGAACAGCTGAAGGGCATCGCCGGCAATCCCGATCTCAAGGTCGAAACCGAGCCCAAGGCGACGATCTATTATCTGGCGATGAACCAGAAGGTGCCGGCGCTGACCGAGCCCAAGGTGCGCGAGGCGATCCGCCGGGCGATCGACTATCAGGGCATCGCCGCGAACCTGCTGGAAGGGCTTTACCGGCCGCATCAGTCGATCCTGGGCGCCGGCAGTTTCGCGGCGCTCGACGATCTGCCCTATACCCGCGATGTGGAGAAGGCGAAGGCGCTGATGGTCGAAGCCGGCCATCCCGACGGGCTGGACCTGACCATCGACGTCTCGGGCACGGCGCCCTATCGTGACATCGCCCAGGCGCTGCAGGCCAATCTGGCCGATATCGGCATCCGGCTGAAGATCGTGACCGCCGATACCCGGCAGGTGCTGACCAAGTACCGGGCGCGCGGCCACGAGCTGCTGCTGATGTACTGGTCGCCGGATTATGGCGACCCCAATTCGACGGTCGACTATTTCGCCCGCAACCCCGACAACGTCGATACCGGCACCGCCAAGACCATCGCCTGGCGCAATGCCTGGAAGAATGACGAGCTGGGCGAGATGGCCCGCGCGGCGGTGCTGGAACGTGACGATGCCAGGCGGGTCGAGCTTTATCACGACATCCAGCGCCGACTGCGCGAGGAGGGGCCGGTGGCGGTGATGTTCCAGCAGACCGAGCCGACCGCGATGCGCAAGCCGGTTGAAGGCTGGATCTCGGGCCCGGCCTTCGACACCTATATCTACTGGCGGATCACGAAGTGA
- a CDS encoding ABC transporter permease encodes MKAAPAGLRMVRVTAGFMAGLAVTLLGLIVVTFLIGRVVPIDPALVVAGDRASPEAYAAARTALGLDLPLYEQLAVYVWNVLNGDLGRSTMTGLTVAEDVARVFPATIELAVAGTLIGVGLGVPLGVLAAARAGRLADHVVRAVALVGYSVPVFWLGLVGLLIFYARLGWVAGPGRLDVAWAYTIPEVTGFVLIDTALAGEPEAMVDALRHLILPASILGYFSMAYVARMTRSLMIGELSQDYVVAARAKGVPEVRILWGHAFRNVAVPLVTVIALTFAHLLEGAVLTETVFAWPGIGLYITQALFAADMHAVLGGTLAVGLGFVLINRAADLIHRRLDARMRQEVRA; translated from the coding sequence GTGAAGGCAGCGCCTGCGGGGCTGCGCATGGTGCGGGTGACGGCCGGCTTCATGGCCGGCCTTGCCGTCACCCTGCTCGGCCTGATCGTCGTCACCTTTCTGATCGGCCGGGTGGTGCCGATCGATCCGGCCCTGGTCGTCGCCGGCGACAGGGCCAGCCCCGAGGCCTATGCCGCAGCCCGCACGGCGCTGGGGCTGGACCTGCCGCTGTACGAGCAGCTGGCGGTCTATGTCTGGAATGTACTGAACGGCGACCTGGGTCGATCGACCATGACCGGGCTGACGGTGGCCGAGGATGTGGCACGGGTCTTCCCGGCCACCATCGAACTCGCGGTTGCAGGCACGCTGATCGGTGTCGGGCTGGGGGTGCCGCTGGGGGTGCTGGCGGCGGCACGCGCCGGCCGGCTGGCCGATCACGTGGTGCGGGCGGTGGCCCTGGTCGGCTATTCGGTGCCGGTGTTCTGGCTGGGGCTGGTCGGATTGCTGATCTTCTACGCCCGGCTCGGCTGGGTGGCGGGGCCCGGCCGGCTGGATGTCGCCTGGGCCTATACCATCCCCGAGGTGACCGGCTTCGTGCTGATCGACACGGCGCTGGCGGGGGAGCCCGAGGCGATGGTGGACGCCCTGCGCCACCTGATCCTGCCCGCTTCGATTCTGGGTTATTTCTCGATGGCTTATGTGGCGCGGATGACCCGATCGCTCATGATCGGAGAGCTGTCGCAGGATTATGTCGTCGCCGCCCGGGCCAAGGGCGTGCCGGAGGTGCGGATCCTGTGGGGCCATGCCTTCCGCAATGTCGCGGTCCCGCTGGTGACGGTGATCGCGCTGACCTTCGCCCATCTGCTGGAAGGTGCGGTGCTGACCGAAACCGTCTTCGCCTGGCCCGGCATCGGGCTCTACATCACCCAGGCGCTGTTCGCGGCCGACATGCATGCGGTGCTGGGCGGCACGCTTGCCGTCGGGCTCGGCTTCGTGCTGATCAATCGCGCGGCCGACCTGATCCACCGCCGGCTGGATGCGCGGATGCGGCAGGAGGTACGGGCATGA
- a CDS encoding aldo/keto reductase: MPDQTIIDVKGARVPALGFGTWQITGRACVRAVRTALDLGYRHIDTAQIYDNEAEVGEAIAESAIDRSEVFLTTKVWYERLAAGTLEASVEESLKKLQVDQVDLLLIHWPNPKIDLAETMRALEGVKAAGRAKLIGLSNFPVALMKRVVEELGVDVAADQVEYHPYLNQDPVLAYARAHGMMVTAYSPLARGKVADDPVIREIAEAHDASPAQVVLRWLIDQPMVSAIPKAGSEAHIRANLAALDIRLSDAERAKIDALRGNGRMINPSFAPEWDAA; this comes from the coding sequence ATGCCTGACCAGACCATCATCGACGTCAAGGGCGCCCGGGTTCCGGCGCTCGGCTTCGGCACCTGGCAGATCACCGGCCGGGCCTGCGTGCGTGCCGTGCGCACCGCGCTCGACCTCGGCTACCGGCATATCGATACCGCGCAGATCTATGACAACGAGGCCGAGGTCGGCGAGGCGATCGCCGAGTCCGCGATCGACCGCTCGGAAGTCTTCCTGACCACCAAGGTCTGGTATGAACGACTGGCCGCCGGCACGCTCGAGGCGTCGGTGGAGGAGTCGCTGAAGAAGCTTCAGGTCGATCAGGTCGACCTGCTGCTGATCCACTGGCCGAATCCGAAGATCGATCTGGCCGAGACCATGCGCGCGCTTGAAGGCGTGAAGGCGGCCGGCCGGGCGAAGCTGATCGGCCTCAGCAACTTCCCGGTCGCGCTGATGAAGCGCGTGGTCGAAGAGCTGGGCGTGGACGTCGCCGCCGATCAGGTGGAATACCACCCCTATCTGAACCAGGATCCGGTGCTGGCCTATGCCCGCGCCCATGGCATGATGGTCACCGCCTACAGCCCGCTGGCCCGCGGCAAGGTCGCCGACGACCCGGTGATCCGCGAGATCGCCGAGGCGCACGACGCCTCTCCGGCGCAGGTGGTGCTGCGCTGGCTGATCGATCAGCCCATGGTCAGCGCCATCCCGAAGGCCGGCAGCGAAGCCCATATCCGCGCCAATCTGGCAGCACTCGACATCCGGTTGAGCGATGCCGAGCGGGCGAAGATCGATGCGCTGCGCGGCAACGGCCGGATGATCAATCCGTCCTTCGCACCCGAATGGGACGCGGCCTGA
- a CDS encoding alpha/beta hydrolase, producing the protein MFTFDGLHPQAQLFIDMLRASPPPPYDQMALGEARALFRDTMLRFRGPVQGGVAVNALVLKGAAGDRPARIYRPDGRAGSPAPALLFLHGGGWVLGDLDTHDDICRRLAVGSGAVVISLDYRLAPEHPFPAGFDDAVAAFRDLAERAGALGLDPARLAIGGDSAGGNLAAAAAIALRDAGDTVQPVFQLLIYPATDLGTGEKREKKPGEGLFLTERLLRWFRACYIPDHTVSLEDPRLSPIHAQSLAGLPPAHILTARFDPLQSEGEAYAAALKAAGVAADHHCAEGMFHGFLHMTAWFADARSAIDGLARRLAQGLAVATPGR; encoded by the coding sequence GTGTTCACTTTCGACGGCCTGCATCCGCAGGCGCAGCTGTTCATCGACATGCTGCGCGCCAGCCCGCCACCGCCCTACGACCAGATGGCGCTGGGCGAGGCGCGCGCCCTGTTCCGCGACACCATGCTCCGCTTTCGCGGCCCCGTGCAGGGCGGTGTGGCGGTGAATGCCCTGGTGCTGAAGGGGGCCGCCGGCGACCGGCCCGCGCGCATCTATCGACCGGATGGTCGCGCCGGAAGCCCGGCGCCGGCCCTGCTGTTCCTGCATGGCGGCGGCTGGGTGCTGGGCGATCTGGACACCCATGACGACATCTGCCGCCGGCTGGCGGTCGGATCGGGGGCCGTGGTCATCTCGCTCGATTACCGTCTGGCCCCCGAACATCCGTTTCCGGCCGGGTTCGACGATGCCGTCGCGGCCTTCCGCGATCTGGCGGAGCGGGCGGGCGCGCTGGGGCTGGACCCGGCCCGGCTGGCGATCGGCGGCGACAGTGCCGGCGGCAATCTGGCGGCGGCGGCCGCAATCGCGCTCCGCGATGCCGGCGATACGGTGCAGCCGGTCTTCCAGCTGCTGATCTATCCCGCAACCGATCTGGGCACCGGCGAAAAGCGCGAGAAGAAGCCCGGCGAGGGGCTGTTCCTGACCGAGCGGCTGCTGCGCTGGTTCCGCGCCTGCTACATCCCCGATCATACGGTTTCGCTGGAAGACCCGCGGCTGTCGCCGATCCACGCGCAAAGCCTGGCCGGGCTGCCGCCCGCCCATATCCTGACCGCGCGTTTCGACCCGCTACAGAGCGAGGGAGAGGCCTATGCCGCGGCGCTGAAGGCCGCCGGCGTTGCGGCCGACCACCATTGCGCCGAAGGCATGTTCCACGGCTTCCTGCACATGACCGCCTGGTTCGCCGATGCGCGCAGCGCCATCGACGGTCTGGCCCGGCGGCTGGCGCAGGGGCTGGCTGTCGCGACCCCCGGGAGATGA
- a CDS encoding nitroreductase, producing the protein MAGRRSTRAFRPDPVPRETVERILALAARAPSGSNIQPWKVHVLAGAARARVVAALTADHAAGAPRAAWGYTYYPVKWRAPYQDRRRALGWSLYSLLGIGKGDQDRMQAQERRNFAFFDAPVGLIVTIDRDMEQGSWVDVGIFVGQVLLAAEAMGLQTCPQAAFAMYDGILRDEIGYPETEQVVCGIAIGHGDPDDVTARLQTPREPVEGFATFQGFAD; encoded by the coding sequence ATGGCCGGCCGGCGCAGCACCCGCGCCTTCCGACCCGATCCGGTCCCGCGGGAAACGGTGGAACGGATCCTGGCACTGGCGGCCCGCGCCCCCAGCGGATCGAACATCCAGCCCTGGAAAGTCCACGTTCTGGCCGGTGCCGCCCGCGCGCGCGTGGTGGCTGCACTGACCGCAGACCACGCCGCCGGCGCCCCGCGTGCCGCCTGGGGCTATACATACTATCCGGTGAAGTGGCGGGCGCCCTATCAGGATCGCCGTCGGGCGCTCGGCTGGTCGCTCTACAGCCTGCTCGGCATCGGCAAGGGCGATCAGGACCGCATGCAGGCGCAGGAGCGGCGCAACTTCGCGTTCTTCGACGCCCCGGTCGGGCTGATCGTCACCATCGACCGCGATATGGAACAGGGATCCTGGGTGGATGTCGGGATCTTCGTCGGTCAGGTCCTGCTGGCGGCCGAAGCGATGGGCCTGCAGACCTGCCCGCAGGCGGCCTTCGCCATGTATGACGGCATCCTGCGCGACGAGATCGGCTATCCCGAAACCGAACAGGTGGTCTGCGGCATCGCCATCGGCCATGGCGACCCCGACGACGTGACCGCCCGGCTCCAGACCCCGCGTGAACCGGTGGAAGGCTTCGCAACCTTCCAGGGTTTCGCGGACTGA
- a CDS encoding amidase → MSLPDDLCFADASSLVEAYAARRVSPVEVAEACLARIAEVQPELNPCAFLDPETTRAQARASELRWIAGEPAGPLDGVPATIKDLLLSAGWPTLRGSRAVDPGQDWDEDSPAVARLRETGAVFTAKTTTPEFGHKGVTDSPLAGITRNPWDSDRTPGGSSGGAAVAAATGLGVLNIGTDGGGSIRIPASFSGIFGLKPSFGRVPAWPASPLSSVSHVGPMTRTVRDAALMLAVLARPDARDWYAKPFAVEDFTAGLEEGVRGLRIGYAPTINDEPVDDDVAAAVDAAVGVFRAEGAVVEPMTVDLPETRRIFQIIWTTGAALMAAGMSDDQRRRLDQTLMAAATIGQGFDAVTLAQAQFRRAGLAAHMAGLHRRFDVILTPTLPDTAFKAGRNHPGDPAATTWNDWTPFTYPFNLTGQPAASIPCGFDRDGLPVGLQIVGPVGADALVLRVARAFERVRPIPLPPRSAAD, encoded by the coding sequence ATGAGCCTGCCCGACGATCTCTGCTTCGCCGACGCATCATCGCTGGTCGAGGCCTATGCCGCCCGGCGGGTTTCGCCGGTGGAGGTGGCCGAGGCCTGCCTTGCGCGCATCGCCGAGGTTCAGCCCGAGCTGAACCCCTGCGCCTTTCTCGATCCCGAAACCACCCGGGCCCAGGCACGGGCTTCGGAACTGCGCTGGATTGCGGGGGAGCCGGCCGGGCCGCTCGACGGCGTGCCGGCCACCATCAAGGACCTGCTGCTTTCGGCCGGCTGGCCGACGCTGCGCGGCAGCCGCGCGGTCGACCCCGGGCAGGACTGGGACGAGGATTCGCCGGCCGTGGCCCGGCTGCGCGAAACCGGGGCTGTGTTCACCGCCAAGACCACCACGCCCGAATTCGGCCATAAGGGGGTGACCGACAGCCCGCTTGCCGGCATCACCCGCAATCCCTGGGACAGCGACCGCACCCCCGGCGGCTCGTCGGGTGGGGCGGCGGTGGCGGCGGCGACCGGGCTGGGCGTGCTCAATATCGGCACCGATGGCGGCGGGTCGATCCGCATCCCCGCCAGCTTCTCCGGCATTTTCGGCCTGAAGCCGAGTTTCGGCCGGGTGCCGGCCTGGCCGGCCAGCCCGCTGTCCAGCGTGTCGCATGTCGGGCCGATGACCCGGACCGTGCGCGATGCGGCGCTGATGCTGGCGGTGCTGGCCCGGCCCGATGCGCGCGACTGGTACGCGAAACCCTTTGCCGTGGAGGATTTTACCGCCGGGCTGGAAGAGGGTGTGCGCGGGCTCCGCATCGGCTATGCGCCGACCATCAATGACGAGCCGGTCGACGACGACGTTGCCGCCGCGGTCGATGCCGCGGTCGGCGTGTTCCGTGCCGAAGGCGCGGTGGTCGAGCCGATGACGGTGGATCTGCCCGAAACCCGCCGGATCTTCCAGATCATCTGGACCACGGGGGCAGCCCTGATGGCCGCGGGCATGAGCGACGACCAGCGCCGCCGGCTGGACCAGACCCTGATGGCGGCGGCGACCATCGGCCAGGGCTTCGACGCGGTGACGCTCGCCCAGGCGCAGTTCCGCCGGGCGGGGCTGGCGGCGCATATGGCCGGGCTGCATCGGCGCTTCGACGTGATCCTGACGCCGACCCTGCCCGATACCGCCTTCAAGGCCGGGCGCAACCACCCGGGCGATCCGGCGGCGACAACCTGGAACGACTGGACGCCCTTTACCTACCCCTTCAACCTGACCGGCCAGCCGGCGGCGTCGATCCCCTGTGGCTTCGATCGCGACGGCCTGCCGGTCGGGTTGCAGATCGTGGGGCCGGTGGGGGCGGATGCGCTGGTTCTGCGGGTGGCACGGGCCTTCGAGCGGGTGCGCCCGATCCCCCTGCCGCCGCGCAGTGCCGCGGACTGA
- a CDS encoding 2-hydroxychromene-2-carboxylate isomerase, which translates to MTRIVDCYLPLMSPWAYLGHDRFVAIADRGRAVIRWHPVDFAKIFAASGGVPVKQRPVQRQTYRMYELKRWRDRLGVPLELEPRFFPVDDTRAAHLVLQAMAEGVDPAGLIGGVLGAVWAEGRDITDAETLADLLRREGLDAELLDRADAATADLAAKRAAMTDNAIAAGVFGAPTYIFDGEPFWGQDRLDFLAERLGVTLD; encoded by the coding sequence ATGACACGGATCGTCGACTGCTACCTGCCGCTGATGTCGCCCTGGGCCTATCTGGGCCATGACCGCTTCGTGGCCATCGCCGATCGTGGCCGCGCCGTCATTCGCTGGCACCCGGTGGATTTTGCGAAGATCTTCGCTGCGTCGGGTGGCGTGCCGGTGAAACAGCGCCCGGTGCAGCGCCAGACCTATCGCATGTACGAGTTGAAGCGCTGGCGCGACCGGCTGGGCGTGCCGCTGGAGCTGGAGCCGCGCTTTTTCCCGGTCGACGACACCCGGGCGGCGCATCTGGTGCTGCAGGCCATGGCCGAGGGTGTGGATCCCGCCGGGCTGATCGGCGGCGTGCTGGGCGCGGTCTGGGCCGAGGGGCGGGACATCACGGATGCCGAAACGCTGGCCGACCTGCTGCGGCGTGAGGGGCTGGATGCTGAGCTGCTCGATCGCGCCGATGCCGCGACCGCGGATCTGGCGGCGAAGCGCGCCGCCATGACCGACAATGCCATCGCGGCCGGCGTGTTCGGCGCGCCCACCTATATCTTCGACGGCGAACCCTTCTGGGGCCAGGACCGTCTCGATTTCCTGGCCGAGCGCCTGGGCGTCACGCTGGATTGA